A genomic region of Pyrus communis chromosome 14, drPyrComm1.1, whole genome shotgun sequence contains the following coding sequences:
- the LOC137715229 gene encoding rab GTPase-activating protein 22-like, producing the protein MWRDAGIPADSFYEVRPECTDVPKTRFKIKAGKTLSVRKWQAAFSPEGQLDIGKTLSRIYRGGIHPSIRGEVWEFLLGCYDPKSTFDEREQIRQSRRVQYARWKEDCRQMFPVVGSGRFMTAPVITEDGQPIQDPIVLSQINPDKGSQDNGSSTNRNNAMEPVTDKKVIQWMLTLHQIGLDVVRTDRTLVFYEKQENLSKLWDILAVYAWIDTDVGYCQGMSDLCSPMIILLDDESDAFWCFERLMRRLRGNFRCTDSSVGVEVQLGNLASITQVIDPKLHEHLETLGGGDYLFAFRMLMVLFRREFSFCDSLYLWEMMWALEYDPDLFSVYEESDIDSEKAEGSKGKPKSTRQCGKYERENMKSGAKNSEAPLPISIFLVASVLKDKSSKLLTEARGLDDVVKILNDITGNLDAKKACTGALKLHKKYLKKAPKKT; encoded by the exons ATGTGGAGGGACGCCGGAATTCCTGCTGATTCTTTCTATGAAGTCCGCCCTGAGTGTACAGATGTGCCCAAAACCCGCTTCAAGATCAAG GCAGGTAAAACTCTAAGTGTAAGGAAATGGCAGGCTGCATTTAGTCCTGAAGGCCAACTGGATATAGGCAAGACTTTAAGTCGAATTTATCGCGGG GGAATTCATCCATCAATTAGAGGAGAAGTTTGGGAATTTCTACTAGGTTGTTATGATCCTAAGAGCACATTTGATGAAAGAGAGCAGATTCGGCAAAGTCGAAG AGTGCAATATGCTAGGTGGAAGGAAGATTGCCGCCAAATGTTTCCTGTTGTTGGGAGTGGTAGGTTTATGACTGCCCCCGTAATCACTGAAGATGGTCAGCCCATTCAGGATCCCATAGTACTTTCACAAATAAATCCAGACAAGGGTTCTCAGGATAATGGTTCAAGCACAAATCGTAATAATGCTATGGAACCAGTAACTGACAAAAAAGTAATCCAGTGGATGCTTACTCTACACCAAATAG GTCTTGACGTGGTTCGTACTGACAGGACACTAGTATTTTACGAGAAGCAAGAGAACTTATCAAAACTTTGGGATATTCTAGCTGTTTATGCCTGGATAGATACAGATGTCGGCTATTGTCAAG GAATGAGTGATCTTTGCTCCCCCATGATTATCCTTCTAGATGATGAATCAGATGCATTTTGGTGCTTTGAACGATTGATGCGCAGACTG CGAGGAAATTTCAGATGTACCGATAGCTCTGTTGGGGTGGAGGTGCAACTAGGTAATCTGGCTTCAATTACTCAAGTCATTGATCCAAAACTTCATGAGCACTTAG AGACACTAGGTGGAGGTGACTATTTATTTGCTTTCCGGATGCTTATGGTTTTGTTCCGTCGAGAATTCTCTTTTTGTGATTCTTTATACCTTTGGGAG ATGATGTGGGCCCTTGAATACGACCCTGACTTGTTCAGTGTGTACGAAGAATCTGATATTGATAGTGAGAAGGCCGAGGGGTCTAAAGGCAAACCAAAGTCAACACGTCAGTGTGGGAAGTATGAGAGGGAAAACATGAAAAGTGGAGCAAAGAATTCAGAAGCACCGCTCCCAATTTCTATTTTCCTTGTTGCCAGTGTCCTGAAAGATAAGAGCTCAAAGCTACTTACCGAAGCTCGGGGTCTGGATGATGTTGTTAAG ATATTGAATGACATAACTGGAAATTTAGATGCCAAAAAAGCTTGCACTGGGGCATTGAAACTCCACAAGAAATATCTAAAAAAG GCGCCCAAGAAGACATAG
- the LOC137715288 gene encoding COBRA-like protein 10, which yields MMETSNMVMRIPWTSRAFFLHAMLVVFLVFSCFRVEICYGQDEDAVVAAPPPEQEDCDGIFLSYTFTSREKELPHTKNVSAQAWAFKSEATILNAGSTELKAWKMYIGFQHREILVAAEGAQMVDGGDLPVDVGTKGAYFAGYPMTDLKTMIDTAGDYTQIQAKIAFKGTQFGMGEKSTPMPKTISIVNDGFKCPAAKFKGKTAMSVCCKKDPKFKAKKVEKTKFMPRQNGDLSITYDVMQTYTMNYLAQVTIDNVHPLGRLDHWNLTWEWMRGEFINTMRGAYTHKKDTSACLYGQAGKFYKDLDFSQVMNCEKKPVITDLPAERKDDPKVGKLPSCCRNGTILPRLMDKAQSQSIFQLQVFKIPPDDNRTAMTPPQQWKISGVLNPTYRCGPPIRVDPTQFPDPSGLQATSDAIASWQVVCNITKTPVPRCCVSFSAYYSTSVVPCSTCACGCKTSETDKCNPKAPAMLLPAEALLVPFANRTEKAKAWAKIKHYDVPKKLPCPDNCGVSLNWHIDSDYSNGWTARLTLFNWGTDQFQDWYTAVKMNKAYQDYENVYSFNGTRMEKDVNNTILFTGLKGLNYLVAIKNGTDPKKNPMIPGKQQSVISFKKKHYHNIDIKAGQGFPTRVLFNGEECALPKVFPKNNAVHLKSNALLVLCIAIMSFLFMTNRFH from the exons ATGATGGAAACTAGTAATATGGTCATGAGAATACCCTGGACGTCCCGCGCGTTCTTTCTTCATGCAATGCTCGTGGTGTTTTTGGTGTTTTCGTGTTTTAGGGTTGAGATTTGTTACGGACAAGACGAAGATGCTGTTGTGGCAGCTCCTCCTCCCGAGCAAGAAGACTGTGACGGCATTTTCTTGTCGTACACGTTTACCTCCAGGGAGAAGGAGTTGCCGCATACGAAAAATGTGTCGGCACAGGCTTGGGCGTTCAAGTCAGAGGCGACGATCTTGAACGCCGGGTCGACCGAGCTCAAGGCGTGGAAGATGTACATAGGGTTTCAGCATCGGGAGATCTTGGTGGCCGCGGAAGGAGCTCAGATGGTTGACGGTGGTGATTTGCCCGTCGATGTTGGAACCAAAGGGGCATACTTTGCCGGGTATCCAATGACAGATTTGAAAACTATGATTGATACCGCCGGAGATTATACCCAGATTCAGGCTAAGATTGCGTTCAAAGGGACGCAGTTTGGGATGGGAGAGAAGTCTACTCCGATGCCCAAGACCATCTCCATTGTCAATGATGGCTTCAAATGCCCTGCTGCTAAATTTAaag GGAAGACTGCAATGTCCGTATGCTGTAAAAAAGACCCAAAATTCAAGGCGAAGAAAGTCGAGAAAACCAAATTCATGCCACGTCAGAACGGGGATCTCTCAATCACATACGATGTAATGCAAACCTACACAATGAACTACCTGGCTCAGGTCACCATCGACAACGTCCACCCGCTTGGCCGCCTCGACCACTGGAACTTAACCTGGGAATGGATGAGGGGAGAGTTCATCAACACCATGAGAGGAGCCTACACTCACAAGAAGGACACAAGTGCATGCCTCTACGGCCAAGCCGGAAAATTCTACAAGGACTTGGACTTCTCTCAGGTCATGAACTGTGAAAAGAAGCCCGTCATCACCGACCTCCCAGCCGAGCGAAAGGATGATCCCAAGGTCGGCAAACTGCCCAGCTGCTGCCGCAACGGGACCATCTTGCCGAGGCTCATGGACAAGGCACAGTCCCAGTCCATTTTCCAGCTGCAAGTGTTTAAGATCCCACCCGACGACAACAGAACTGCCATGACTCCACCTCAGCAGTGGAAAATCAGTGGCGTTCTGAACCCTACTTACAGATGCGGGCCCCCTATTAGGGTTGACCCTACTCAGTTCCCCGACCCAAGTGGGCTCCAGGCCACGTCAGACGCCATTGCCAGCTGGCAAGTGGTGTGCAACATCACCAAAACCCCGGTCCCCAGATGCTGCGTCTCGTTTTCGGCCTATTACAGCACCTCTGTGGTTCCATGCAGCACGTGCGCGTGCGGGTGCAAAACATCTGAGACGGACAAATGTAACCCTAAGGCTCCCGCCATGCTTTTGCCTGCCGAAGCTCTCCTCGTGCCATTCGCAAACAGAACCGAGAAGGCAAAAGCATGGGCCAAAATCAAGCACTACGACGTGCCTAAAAAGCTTCCGTGCCCTGACAACTGCGGTGTCAGCTTGAACTGGCACATCGACTCTGATTACAGCAACGGGTGGACCGCCAGGCTCACTCTCTTCAACTGGGGAACCGACCAGTTTCAAGATTGGTACACCGCGGTGAAGATGAACAAGGCCTACCAGGACTACGAAAACGTCTACTCCTTCAACGGGACGAGGATGGAAAAGGACGTCAACAACACAATCTTGTTCACAGGGCTCAAGGGTTTGAACTACTTGGTGGCGATAAAAAACGGGACGGATCCGAAAAAGAATCCGATGATCCCCGGGAAGCAGCAATCGGTGATTTCGTTCAAGAAGAAGCACTATCATAATATCGATATCAAAGCGGGTCAAGGGTTCCCAACGAGAGTGTTGTTCAATGGAGAAGAGTGTGCTCTTCCTAAAGTGTTCCCCAAGAACAATGCAGTACATCTCAAGTCTAATGCTCTTTTGGTCCTATGTATAGCCATCATGTCTTTCCTTTTCATGACAAATCGCTTCCACTAA
- the LOC137715290 gene encoding DDRGK domain-containing protein 1-like, translating into MGEMLAIFLSMLLVLGLIPLFLWKRRQDSRSPHEHEGEPQVAQREAVVRAPGGRRMRRRPASGASTSAAAAAPGVEESVEGSDEEDVEGEYDAKASKKREKKRQEREAQRQAEQAARESRVTKQDRYAEMRRRKDEEREAQERQLEEEAKAQKAREEEAAALEFEKWKGEFSIDAEGTTENEVQDGRQDLLSDFVEYIKKHKCIPLEDLAAEFKLRTQECINRITNLESMGRLSGVMDDRGKYIYISQEEMQAVADYIKRLGRVSISHLASKSNQFIDLEPKAQFVEEISGGAEITVA; encoded by the exons ATGGGCGAAATGTTGGCAATTTTTCTTTCCATGCTTCTTGTTTTGGGATTGATTCCACTATTTCTATGGAAACGCCGTCAAGATTCTCGATCGCCGCATGAACACGAAGGAGAACCTCAG GTTGCTCAGAGGGAGGCGGTGGTGCGTGCGCCTGGCGGTCGCCGGATGCGTAGGAGGCCGGCTTCTGGAGCAAGCACATCAGCAGCTGCTGCTGCACCAGGTGTAGAAG aatcCGTTGAGGGAAGTGATGAGGAAGATGTTGAGGGCGAGTATGATGCTAAAGCATCCAAGAAGAGGGAAAAGAAGCGCCAAGAGCGGGAAGCACAACGACAa GCTGAACAAGCTGCACGTGAATCTAGGGTAACAAAACAAGACCGCTATGCTGAAATGCGGAGGAGGAAAGATGAGGAGCGTGAAGCACAGGAGCGTCAGCTG GAGGAAGAAGCCAAAGCGCAAAAGGCTAGGGAGGAGGAAGCTGCTGCTTTAGAGTTTGAGAAGTGGAAAGGCGAGTTTTCAATAGATGCTGAAGGTACGACTGAGAATGAAGTGCAGGATGGACGTCAGGATTTGCTTTCTGATTTTGTGGAATACATAAAG AAACATAAATGCATTCCTCTGGAAGATCTTGCTGCTGAATTTAAGTTAAGGACTCAG GAATGCATCAATCGAATTACCAATCTCGAGAGTATGG GGCGACTTTCTGGCGTCATGGATGACAGAGGGAAATACATATACATCTCCCAAGAGGAGATGCAAGCTGTAGCAGACTACATTAAGCGTCTGGGAAGGGTAAGCATTTCGCATCTTGCTAGCAAGTCCAACCAGTTCATAGACTTGGAGCCCAAAGCGCAGTTTGTTGAAGAAATCAGCGGCGGGGCGGAGATAACTGTCGCTTGA
- the LOC137716562 gene encoding ent-kaurenoic acid oxidase 2-like has product MEISEGVWPAVVLGGLPLLGLLFWWWNELRYVLPLKLQRSATGAKLPPGHMGFPFIGELLTFLWYFKFLCRPDEFINAKRAKYGDGVGMYRTHLFGSPSIITCFPAVNKFVFQSSDIFTLVWPSNDLLGHKSLFAVHGKSHERLKSYITKVINQPDALRGIALLVQPHLIASLESWTQKGRINAYDEVKKMTLENIGKLFLSLEAGPLLDTIDRLFGGLTDGLRAQPFNIPGSAFHHALQCRKKLEAIFGRELQKKKTQKKGLTNDLMDGLMQIKDDKGDKLSDQEVIDNIVSLVVGGYASTSLASMWAIYYLAKYPNVLEKLRDENLAISRNKTGDLITSEDVSKMKYTNMVVEETIRMANSAACIFRLATKEAEYKGYKIPKGWNVILWVRYIHTDPNNFDDPMIFNPDRWNEPAKPGTFQVFGGGTRICAGNMLARMELAILLHHLSTKYKWELRNPNAEVVYLSFPKPADGVDIIFSKI; this is encoded by the exons ATGGAAATTTCTGAAGGAGTATGGCCGGCTGTGGTTTTGGGAGGTTTGCCACTGTTAGGGTTGCTCTTCTGGTGGTGGAATGAGCTTCGGTATGTGCTTCCTCTCAAACTACAACGTTCAGCTACCGGTGCCAAACTTCCGCCCGGTCATATGGGATTTCCATTTATTGGTGAACTGCTCACCTTCCTTTGGTACTTCAAATTTCTTTGTCGTCCAGATGAATTTATCAATGCTAAACGGGCTAA GTATGGTGATGGAGTAGGAATGTATAGAACCCACCTGTTTGGATCACCATCCATCATCACATGCTTTCCGGCGGTCAACAAATTTGTATTCCAATCATCGGATATCTTCACCCTAGTTTGGCCAAGTAATGATCTTCTGGGTCACAAATCGTTGTTTGCCGTTCATGGAAAGTCCCATGAACGACTGAAAAGCTACATCACGAAAGTAATCAATCAGCCCGACGCTCTCCGAGGCATTGCTCTCCTTGTCCAACCCCACTTGATTGCTTCACTTGAATCATGGACTCAAAAGGGTAGAATTAATGCATATGATGAGGTTAAGAAG ATGACTTTGGAAAATATTGGAAAGTTGTTCTTAAGTTTGGAGGCGGGACCACTCCTAGATACCATTGATAGGCTGTTTGGTGGATTGACTGATGGACTTAGGGCTCAACCATTTAATATTCCTGGATCTGCTTTTCACCATGCTCTCCag TGTAGGAAGAAGCTCGAGGCCATTTTCGGCAGGGagctacaaaagaaaaaaacccagaaaaaaggGTTGACAAATGACCTGATGGACGGACTAATGCAAATTAAAGATGATAAAGGTGATAAATTAAGTGACCAAGAGGTGATCGATAACATTGTGAGCCTTGTCGTTGGCGGATATGCATCTACTTCCCTTGCATCAATGTGGGCTATATATTATCTTGCCAAATACCCTAATGTCCTTGAAAAGCTTCGG GACGAGAATTTAGCTATAAGTCGGAACAAGACGGGAGACTTGATTACGAGTGAAGATGTTTCTAAAATGAAATACACAAACATG GTGGTAGAAGAAACAATAAGAATGGCTAACTCTGCAGCATGTATCTTCCGATTAGCTACCAAGGAGGCTGAATATAAAG GTTATAAAATACCTAAGGGTTGGAATGTGATTCTTTGGGTTCGGTATATCCACACAGATCCAAATAACTTTGATGACCCTATGATCTTTAACCCAGATAGATGGAAT GAACCAGCAAAGCCTGGAACATTCCAAGTTTTTGGTGGCGGAACAAGGATATGTGCAGGCAACATGCTTGCTAGGATGGAGCTTGCAATCTTGTTACATCATTTGTCAACAAAATACAA GTGGGAATTGCGCAATCCAAATGCCGAAGTGGTGTATCTTTCTTTTCCAAAGCCAGCTGACGGGGTTGATATCATTTTCAGCAAAATTTAA